A window of the Candidatus Liberibacter solanacearum CLso-ZC1 genome harbors these coding sequences:
- a CDS encoding phage capsid protein, producing MATKQQLATANILEFKKHVELALQQETSKLRPTVTEKSTEGEKSAYVEIFKPSEAHKIIGDMSDTIYNNTDQSRRWISHEQFGWAERIDPFATLDSGLNPLLPYAKLATAAMHRKQDEVILEGMLGVNQCGKDAKSLEPFSADNIISAVDGDDFFQTFIGQLITAKSIFMERHIDVDSEQIYVLVPSDVWASLFALEKATSKDYINTAALQAGRIEAFAGVRFINMEKVPGNNLFPSGTQFPGLTDSKIKNVAGQVGVTSSAKFANDKIKYVLPIYCKSAVAFTQRKAVEVKHSEDPSKWHAPQITLTASFGAARVEPEKILGIEISHASLKGVPKLVGKKAA from the coding sequence ATGGCTACAAAACAGCAATTAGCAACGGCTAATATATTAGAGTTCAAAAAGCATGTTGAACTTGCTTTGCAACAGGAAACATCAAAATTGAGACCTACGGTAACGGAGAAATCTACTGAGGGTGAGAAATCAGCTTATGTAGAAATATTTAAGCCCTCCGAAGCCCATAAGATTATCGGTGATATGTCGGACACCATATACAATAACACCGATCAATCCAGAAGATGGATTAGCCACGAACAGTTTGGATGGGCGGAACGCATTGATCCGTTTGCGACTTTGGATTCAGGGCTTAATCCGCTTTTACCCTACGCTAAATTAGCAACAGCTGCGATGCACCGTAAACAAGACGAAGTTATCCTTGAGGGTATGCTAGGAGTTAATCAGTGTGGTAAGGATGCGAAGAGCTTAGAGCCTTTTTCTGCGGATAATATAATATCTGCGGTTGATGGTGATGACTTTTTTCAAACCTTTATAGGACAACTTATTACGGCTAAATCTATTTTTATGGAACGGCATATTGATGTTGATTCTGAGCAAATATACGTTTTAGTACCGAGTGATGTATGGGCGTCGTTATTTGCGTTAGAGAAAGCAACAAGTAAGGATTATATCAATACGGCAGCTTTACAGGCGGGTAGGATTGAAGCTTTTGCAGGGGTTCGGTTTATCAACATGGAGAAAGTACCAGGCAATAACTTATTTCCATCAGGGACACAATTTCCAGGTTTGACGGACTCGAAAATCAAAAATGTAGCAGGACAAGTTGGTGTTACATCCTCTGCTAAATTTGCTAATGACAAGATCAAGTATGTTTTACCTATTTATTGCAAATCGGCGGTTGCTTTTACGCAAAGGAAAGCGGTTGAGGTAAAACATTCTGAAGATCCTAGTAAATGGCATGCACCTCAAATTACATTAACCGCATCCTTTGGTGCGGCTCGGGTAGAACCAGAGAAGATTTTAGGTATTGAGATCTCACACGCCTCTCTCAAGGGGGTACCGAAGTTAGTTGGTAAAAAGGCGGCTTAA
- a CDS encoding Bbp19 family protein yields MDIAEKIKNTALGRGYTVDPVVLAERLEEDEKRLRLYKSVFATEAGKEVLIDLMVEGGLLSYPEIDDALKLAHCEGKRAMAVRIASSLGLNFEQIVQMYSIEKE; encoded by the coding sequence ATGGATATTGCCGAGAAGATTAAAAATACAGCTTTAGGTCGAGGTTACACTGTTGATCCTGTTGTTTTAGCTGAACGATTGGAAGAAGACGAGAAAAGGCTTCGATTGTACAAAAGCGTTTTTGCCACAGAAGCTGGGAAAGAGGTTTTGATAGATTTGATGGTTGAAGGAGGTCTTTTATCCTATCCTGAGATTGATGATGCCCTAAAGCTTGCTCACTGTGAGGGCAAACGGGCTATGGCGGTTCGTATCGCATCAAGTTTAGGTCTTAATTTTGAACAAATAGTGCAAATGTACTCAATAGAAAAGGAATAA